In a genomic window of Thermogemmata fonticola:
- a CDS encoding FliI/YscN family ATPase has protein sequence MLGLDLPRLNRSIVQTPLYRICGRLKSVTGLMTCNIPAAVGDHCTIVPKEGKPVLAEVIGFENDLAYLVPFDHAEHLQPGMPVIRNGRGMVVPTGPNLLGRVVDGLGRPLDDRGPLIDCPLRPVHRPAPPALERQRIREPFVTNIRAIDAVLTCGRGQRVGIFAGSGVGKSTLLGEIAKGAQADVNVIALIGERGREVGPFLEDCLGPEGMARSVVVVATCEQTPLMRVRASQAAIAIADYFREQGADVLFMIDSLTRLAMAQRELGLMLGEPPSSRGYTPSVFQLLANTVERLGNAAVGSITALMTVLVEGGDLDEPISDAVRSLVDGHIVLDRKIAERGFYPAIDISRSVSRVAHEVIDREHALAARKLRAILATYHEVQDLIRIGAYVRGSSPQVDKALELMPRVEQFLRQDIGERSTFAQTREALLAIAAQWPY, from the coding sequence ATGCTCGGTCTTGATCTGCCGCGCTTGAACCGCAGTATCGTGCAGACCCCGCTGTATCGCATCTGCGGACGGCTCAAAAGTGTGACGGGACTGATGACCTGCAACATTCCCGCCGCCGTGGGGGATCACTGCACCATCGTGCCGAAAGAAGGCAAACCGGTGCTGGCAGAAGTCATCGGTTTCGAGAATGATCTGGCTTATCTCGTGCCATTCGACCACGCCGAGCATCTCCAGCCGGGCATGCCAGTCATCCGGAATGGACGGGGGATGGTGGTTCCGACCGGGCCGAATCTGCTCGGCCGGGTCGTGGATGGTTTGGGGCGCCCCTTGGATGATCGCGGGCCTCTGATCGATTGTCCTCTGCGTCCTGTGCATCGCCCGGCTCCCCCAGCCCTGGAGCGCCAGCGCATCCGAGAACCTTTCGTGACAAACATCCGGGCGATCGACGCTGTCCTCACCTGTGGGCGCGGCCAACGGGTCGGCATCTTCGCAGGTTCAGGCGTCGGTAAGAGCACGTTACTTGGAGAAATTGCCAAGGGTGCCCAAGCCGATGTCAACGTCATTGCCCTGATCGGGGAACGCGGGCGGGAAGTGGGGCCATTCCTCGAAGACTGCTTAGGACCGGAAGGCATGGCCCGCTCGGTCGTCGTCGTCGCCACCTGCGAACAAACGCCCTTGATGCGTGTTCGGGCCAGCCAAGCGGCCATTGCCATCGCCGATTACTTCCGTGAGCAGGGAGCGGATGTCCTCTTCATGATCGACAGCCTCACCCGCCTGGCGATGGCCCAACGAGAGCTAGGACTGATGCTTGGCGAGCCTCCCAGTTCCCGCGGTTACACCCCCAGCGTCTTCCAGTTGCTAGCCAACACGGTGGAACGCCTCGGCAACGCTGCCGTCGGAAGCATTACCGCTCTCATGACCGTCTTGGTCGAAGGCGGTGATTTGGATGAACCCATCAGCGATGCGGTCCGCTCCTTAGTCGACGGCCACATTGTGTTGGATCGCAAAATTGCAGAGCGCGGCTTCTATCCCGCCATCGACATCAGCCGCAGTGTCAGCCGAGTCGCCCACGAAGTGATCGACCGGGAACATGCCCTGGCGGCCCGGAAACTCCGAGCGATTTTGGCCACTTACCACGAAGTCCAGGACCTGATCCGCATCGGAGCGTATGTGCGCGGTTCCAGCCCCCAAGTGGACAAAGCCCTTGAACTCATGCCGCGGGTGGAACAGTTCCTCCGCCAAGATATCGGCGAACGCTCCACCTTCGCGCAGACCCGCGAAGCGCTCCTGGCGATCGCTGCCCAGTGGCCGTATTGA
- a CDS encoding flagellar FliJ family protein: protein MRRFEFPLERLLQVKRQLERQAELAQRRARQAVDEAQAEVLRLREQLQRIGQQMAAQVGCLLAAEQWGITAELSERLAQAIVAAETRLKEAEQRYQQAAHLRQQLATEVETLQTLRQQHWELWRQQVQKADQQRLDELGLRRWRNQQITDSRPRQS from the coding sequence GTGCGGCGATTTGAATTCCCACTCGAGCGGCTGTTGCAAGTCAAACGCCAGTTGGAGCGGCAGGCGGAACTGGCCCAGCGCCGCGCCCGGCAAGCTGTCGATGAGGCCCAAGCCGAGGTGCTCCGCCTGCGGGAACAACTCCAGCGCATCGGCCAGCAGATGGCCGCCCAAGTGGGATGCCTGCTCGCGGCTGAACAATGGGGCATCACCGCCGAATTGTCCGAACGCTTGGCTCAAGCAATAGTAGCGGCGGAGACTCGCTTGAAAGAGGCCGAGCAGCGCTACCAGCAAGCCGCACACTTGCGCCAACAACTGGCCACGGAAGTGGAAACCCTCCAAACATTGCGCCAGCAACATTGGGAACTTTGGCGGCAGCAAGTGCAGAAAGCGGACCAGCAGCGCCTCGATGAACTCGGCTTGCGCCGCTGGCGGAATCAACAGATAACGGATTCTCGGCCTCGACAATCATGA
- a CDS encoding MotE family protein, whose protein sequence is MKNIIILVLTALLLFAISAALSLWLQQSSATATAAQNEKDKSAKKNGNKSEEETTRPPASKSEPPPAPAPTPATDLAAALAALREREVQVERRAQQVQIVLQDLQEQRERFDELVRQVAQEVKAVTKSLDQLAALESQAKKKQDTDEFDRKNIDRLAAMFDSMDGEAAAPIIKQMADSGRMELAARILAQMKERNAARLLAELSDHALAVQLVERVRALKYPNGAAGGGVSAGGAGAPLPREAGGITPAGGTPPQAP, encoded by the coding sequence ATGAAAAACATCATCATTCTCGTCCTGACAGCTCTGTTGCTTTTCGCCATTTCCGCGGCTTTGTCCCTGTGGCTGCAACAATCCAGCGCCACGGCCACGGCTGCCCAAAACGAAAAGGATAAGAGTGCCAAAAAGAACGGAAACAAGTCGGAGGAAGAGACCACACGCCCGCCGGCGAGCAAGTCCGAACCGCCCCCTGCTCCTGCTCCCACCCCCGCCACGGACTTGGCGGCTGCTTTGGCGGCTTTGCGCGAACGGGAGGTCCAAGTGGAACGGCGCGCCCAGCAGGTGCAAATCGTCTTACAAGACCTCCAGGAACAACGTGAACGTTTCGACGAGCTTGTCCGGCAGGTCGCCCAGGAAGTCAAAGCCGTTACCAAAAGTCTGGATCAGCTCGCCGCTCTAGAAAGCCAAGCGAAAAAGAAACAGGACACCGACGAATTCGATCGCAAAAATATCGATCGCTTAGCGGCCATGTTCGACAGCATGGATGGCGAGGCGGCGGCTCCGATCATCAAACAGATGGCTGATTCGGGACGCATGGAACTCGCTGCTCGAATTTTAGCGCAGATGAAGGAACGCAACGCCGCTCGCCTCCTGGCGGAGTTGAGCGATCATGCTTTGGCAGTCCAATTGGTGGAACGGGTCCGCGCTCTAAAGTATCCGAATGGTGCCGCTGGCGGAGGAGTTTCAGCCGGGGGGGCCGGCGCACCACTTCCACGAGAGGCAGGGGGGATCACGCCAGCCGGAGGCACTCCGCCCCAAGCGCCGTAA
- the fliE gene encoding flagellar hook-basal body complex protein FliE: protein MAIPGLTPLGRLSPLVPVEGAEVRAGAVPGAGSGFGLLLQGVLGQHQKAHQAADAAVRDLATGQAQDLHTVALAVAQADLSFRLILELRNRLSEAYQEVMRMQV, encoded by the coding sequence ATGGCAATCCCCGGACTTACTCCCTTAGGCCGCCTATCGCCGCTGGTACCTGTCGAGGGGGCCGAAGTGAGAGCAGGAGCCGTTCCTGGGGCGGGAAGCGGTTTCGGCCTGCTGCTCCAGGGCGTCCTCGGGCAGCATCAGAAGGCGCATCAAGCAGCAGATGCTGCGGTACGGGACCTCGCCACAGGTCAAGCCCAGGACTTGCATACCGTGGCCTTGGCGGTTGCCCAAGCGGACCTTTCCTTCCGCCTGATTCTGGAGCTGCGTAACCGCCTGAGTGAGGCCTACCAGGAAGTCATGCGCATGCAGGTGTGA
- a CDS encoding FliH/SctL family protein, which yields MPARSYAFPAAPPISAEFHVRVARPPRSVRLAPRPTSENVPSSQDLPHEPTAPQGAAPAKSQGSVVLAGVAIPSPATPSSSTVAPASVTASPSPSPAPAAPMSGSTAPAAVATPPPPTPPSSREILLPGRKISPEEERQRQQEREQFAQLISALRSAVAELQRQQQQRLHEWQRAAIELALTMASRLLYERIQSGEFPIDARVREMVAQLENEPVIAIRLHPQDLKLLEQRLKEQPLWPEGEQPRFIADATLARGECRVEGRETILLSDVVRQLEEIRDELLRSLGHARS from the coding sequence ATGCCCGCGAGGTCGTATGCTTTTCCGGCAGCCCCCCCGATCTCGGCAGAGTTTCATGTGCGCGTGGCCCGCCCGCCCCGCTCGGTCCGGTTGGCTCCGCGGCCAACGAGCGAAAATGTCCCGTCGTCCCAAGACCTCCCTCACGAACCCACTGCTCCCCAAGGAGCAGCTCCGGCCAAATCCCAAGGATCGGTAGTACTCGCCGGTGTGGCCATTCCTAGTCCCGCCACTCCATCCTCTTCGACGGTGGCGCCTGCGTCTGTTACAGCTTCCCCATCGCCTTCCCCTGCGCCGGCGGCTCCAATGTCCGGCTCCACGGCTCCAGCGGCTGTGGCCACGCCACCTCCGCCGACCCCGCCATCTTCCCGCGAAATCCTCCTTCCGGGACGCAAAATCTCCCCAGAGGAAGAGCGGCAGCGTCAGCAGGAGCGGGAACAGTTCGCCCAGCTTATTTCGGCCTTGCGCTCGGCGGTGGCCGAATTGCAGCGTCAGCAGCAGCAGCGCCTCCACGAATGGCAGCGGGCAGCTATCGAACTGGCCCTGACAATGGCCTCGCGCCTCCTCTATGAACGCATCCAATCCGGAGAGTTCCCCATTGATGCCCGCGTGCGGGAGATGGTGGCTCAATTGGAAAATGAGCCGGTCATTGCCATCCGCCTACACCCGCAGGATTTGAAATTGCTCGAACAACGCTTGAAAGAGCAGCCTCTGTGGCCGGAAGGGGAGCAGCCCCGCTTCATCGCTGATGCCACCTTGGCTCGTGGCGAATGCCGGGTTGAGGGACGAGAAACGATTCTGCTTTCCGACGTCGTCAGGCAATTGGAGGAAATACGGGACGAATTGCTCAGGAGTTTGGGACATGCTCGGTCTTGA
- a CDS encoding flagellar basal body rod protein FlgB, whose protein sequence is MTPAAFGVDLLARVLDGAAFRHQVIAQNVANVNTPGYRRRAVVFEEFLAQALDQPGMDLRRVQPRIVIVDGPMRMDGNTVDIEREMNDLNRNALLYQAAAQVLASRLASLRSAVTGR, encoded by the coding sequence ATGACACCCGCAGCCTTTGGAGTAGATTTGCTGGCCCGCGTGCTGGATGGTGCCGCCTTCCGGCATCAAGTGATTGCCCAAAATGTGGCCAATGTGAACACGCCGGGTTATCGACGGCGAGCCGTTGTCTTCGAGGAGTTCCTGGCTCAGGCCTTGGATCAACCGGGAATGGATCTCCGCCGCGTTCAGCCGCGCATCGTGATCGTTGATGGTCCCATGCGGATGGACGGGAACACGGTGGACATCGAACGTGAAATGAATGATTTGAATCGCAACGCTTTGCTCTATCAGGCTGCGGCCCAAGTTTTAGCAAGCCGGCTTGCCTCGCTGCGATCAGCCGTCACAGGACGGTGA
- a CDS encoding isocitrate/isopropylmalate family dehydrogenase: protein MPRVVFVQGGGVGYDQEQALRRLLVAAEADVHLETHYAGRAALERGLPPLPEETIEAVRANGLALKTKLLPPPPHVTPSPEEALPLRHSALSGNYNVAFRRALGLFASVRLIRNLPGIPARFDHVDILLVREITEDLYATAEHEIIPGVVQSFKIVTAAACRRFFRFTFELARQRGRRTVHCIHKANILKLADGLFLDCFREIALEYPDLVSRDLIVDNTCMQLVSRPSRFDVLAVGNLYGDLLSDLGAGLIGGISGTAAINFGPDLRVYEAVYGAGYESVPPDTANPLPLLMPALEMLQDVGQAAVAERLRRAIVGVLKEGTVRTQDLGGSASTTQFTDAILDKLS, encoded by the coding sequence ATGCCCAGGGTCGTGTTTGTACAAGGAGGGGGGGTTGGTTACGATCAGGAGCAAGCCCTGCGCCGTTTGCTGGTGGCGGCGGAGGCAGATGTGCATCTGGAGACTCACTATGCCGGTCGTGCCGCCTTGGAGCGTGGCTTGCCGCCCCTGCCGGAGGAGACCATCGAAGCGGTGCGCGCCAACGGCCTGGCACTCAAGACCAAATTGTTGCCTCCTCCTCCCCATGTGACCCCTTCGCCGGAAGAAGCCCTGCCGCTGCGGCACTCGGCCCTCAGTGGGAATTACAACGTAGCCTTCCGCCGCGCGTTAGGGCTGTTTGCCTCGGTGCGGCTGATCCGGAATCTGCCAGGGATTCCGGCTCGCTTTGACCACGTCGATATTCTGCTCGTGCGGGAAATCACTGAAGATCTGTACGCCACAGCCGAGCATGAAATCATTCCGGGAGTCGTCCAAAGTTTCAAGATTGTCACCGCGGCAGCGTGCCGCCGCTTCTTCCGCTTTACGTTCGAGCTAGCCCGGCAACGGGGCCGCCGGACCGTCCATTGCATCCACAAAGCCAACATCCTGAAGCTGGCGGATGGCCTGTTCCTAGATTGTTTTCGCGAGATCGCCCTGGAATATCCCGATCTAGTCAGCCGGGACTTGATTGTCGACAACACATGCATGCAATTGGTCAGCCGCCCCTCCCGCTTTGATGTTCTGGCGGTGGGCAACCTCTACGGGGACTTGCTCTCCGATCTGGGTGCCGGTTTGATCGGCGGGATCAGCGGGACCGCTGCCATCAACTTCGGGCCAGACCTGCGGGTTTATGAGGCCGTTTATGGAGCGGGATACGAAAGCGTTCCTCCTGACACTGCCAATCCGTTGCCCCTGCTAATGCCGGCCCTGGAGATGCTCCAAGACGTGGGTCAAGCAGCAGTCGCCGAACGTCTGCGCCGGGCGATCGTGGGCGTCTTGAAGGAGGGAACTGTTCGCACGCAGGACCTGGGCGGCTCGGCTTCGACCACCCAGTTCACCGATGCTATTCTGGACAAACTCTCCTAA
- the fliF gene encoding flagellar basal-body MS-ring/collar protein FliF, with amino-acid sequence METLRRFWQQVRQYWAGLSLARRVLIISATVGAVAALLLVAYLSQTSAYRPLFTDLPPEEIAAIRARLSSANIPYRLVQGGTGIEVPEHRFAEARVTLAAEGLPRSGGKGYELFDETSLVATPFVQSVNYQRALQAELARAIMQLEPVRAARVLIARPEPTPFVRDQRPPTASVVITLKPGASLSRSMAQSIVSLVARSVEGLKPENVTVVDSTGRLLSDPHMGEREELPTPQLEYRRELENYLATKAEQLLAQHLGPGRAIVRVSADINFQKVKERRETYYPDERAVGAERLTTIRSSATTARGIAGAASNVVRAGAPPAPPGTGGGTSSEEVIQTDYLVSRSIRDLEDGRGAITRLTVAALVDLTPAAEGQTVISLQDAEEIIKQAVGFRPGRDEVKLTNVRLLGGPTGPEVDEELLQLQRWQMYVSLARNISLAVAIVLTVALIPLLLWRRRAPAAPPAPTPEQRRQQDIQRLTELARTNPERVAAVLRLLLGSSAPP; translated from the coding sequence ATGGAAACTCTTCGGCGATTCTGGCAGCAGGTGCGGCAGTACTGGGCGGGGTTGAGCCTGGCCCGGCGTGTCTTGATCATTTCAGCGACTGTAGGAGCCGTTGCAGCCCTGTTGCTGGTAGCCTACCTCTCGCAAACTTCCGCCTATCGACCCTTGTTCACCGATCTGCCGCCGGAGGAAATCGCTGCCATCCGGGCACGCCTCTCTTCCGCCAACATACCTTACCGCTTGGTTCAAGGCGGGACAGGGATCGAGGTACCGGAACACCGCTTTGCAGAAGCCCGCGTCACGTTGGCAGCGGAAGGTCTGCCCCGCAGCGGCGGGAAGGGATACGAGTTATTCGACGAGACCTCGCTGGTGGCGACGCCCTTTGTGCAGAGTGTCAATTACCAGCGGGCGCTGCAAGCCGAGCTGGCGCGAGCTATCATGCAATTGGAACCGGTGCGAGCGGCTCGTGTCCTCATTGCCCGTCCGGAACCGACGCCGTTTGTCCGCGATCAACGCCCCCCTACGGCAAGTGTGGTTATCACTCTCAAACCCGGAGCGAGCCTGAGCCGGTCGATGGCTCAAAGCATCGTCTCGCTCGTGGCCCGTTCGGTAGAGGGACTCAAGCCGGAAAATGTAACCGTTGTGGACTCCACGGGCCGGCTGCTCTCCGACCCTCACATGGGGGAACGCGAGGAGCTGCCGACGCCGCAATTGGAATACCGCCGGGAACTGGAGAACTATTTGGCGACTAAAGCTGAGCAACTCTTGGCCCAGCACTTGGGGCCAGGACGCGCCATTGTGCGGGTGAGTGCAGATATCAACTTCCAGAAGGTAAAGGAACGGCGCGAAACTTACTATCCAGACGAACGAGCGGTTGGAGCCGAACGCTTGACCACTATCCGCTCATCTGCAACGACAGCACGGGGCATAGCGGGTGCTGCCAGCAATGTGGTCCGTGCCGGCGCACCACCTGCACCGCCGGGTACGGGAGGAGGTACCTCCAGTGAAGAAGTGATCCAGACCGACTATCTCGTGTCCCGCTCGATCCGGGACCTGGAAGATGGGCGCGGCGCTATCACCCGCCTGACGGTGGCTGCCCTGGTGGACCTGACTCCCGCCGCAGAGGGCCAAACTGTCATCAGCCTCCAGGATGCCGAGGAGATTATCAAACAAGCCGTGGGGTTCCGCCCAGGCCGGGATGAAGTCAAGCTGACCAACGTCCGCCTCTTGGGCGGGCCAACCGGACCGGAAGTCGATGAGGAACTCTTACAACTCCAGCGCTGGCAGATGTACGTCAGCCTCGCCCGGAACATCAGTTTAGCGGTCGCGATCGTGCTGACCGTAGCTTTGATCCCGCTTCTACTCTGGCGGCGTCGAGCACCTGCCGCTCCTCCGGCGCCGACACCCGAACAGCGGCGCCAGCAAGACATTCAACGATTGACCGAGTTGGCACGGACCAACCCCGAACGCGTGGCAGCGGTTCTCCGCTTGCTCCTCGGTTCCTCCGCGCCTCCCTGA
- a CDS encoding FliG C-terminal domain-containing protein encodes MAEAVGEQTAVLLLRLLPQEAVDAVLQRLSPQEAARLRDRLQSSLAETSPQELDDALAQFFDLMRIAERYPALSPSPAPSSSAGLSASSSSSAETPASNDPVQQLRALPPAQLARAIQNESVAAIAILLSTLEPAQAGQVLARLPEALRPEVAVRLTKVGVPNPAMLRRLARVVVDKCRQMADMPAPPSTEEMIAQLADMIRALPRAERMPVVRKMETLDPDLAAKVLERLTRIEDLIKIPDRQLQTLLARLDMKTLATALKNAPEAVQNKIAANLSSRARQVLQEEMEFLGDVPSSRIKEAQAKILAVVVKAEEAGEIVMEE; translated from the coding sequence ATGGCGGAGGCGGTCGGCGAACAGACAGCAGTGCTGTTGCTACGGCTCCTGCCCCAAGAGGCAGTAGACGCCGTGCTGCAACGCCTCTCCCCTCAGGAAGCTGCCCGTTTGCGCGACCGCTTGCAGTCCAGCCTAGCCGAGACCTCACCCCAAGAACTCGACGACGCCCTCGCCCAATTCTTCGACCTGATGCGGATCGCCGAACGCTATCCCGCCTTGTCCCCGTCGCCGGCCCCGTCCAGTTCCGCGGGCCTGTCCGCTTCCTCCTCTTCTTCCGCCGAGACTCCAGCCAGCAACGATCCGGTGCAGCAGTTGCGGGCTTTGCCGCCAGCCCAGTTGGCCCGCGCGATTCAGAACGAATCGGTTGCCGCTATTGCTATCCTCCTTTCCACACTGGAACCGGCCCAAGCTGGACAAGTCCTGGCTCGTTTGCCGGAGGCGCTCCGTCCGGAAGTGGCCGTGCGGTTGACCAAAGTCGGCGTACCCAATCCGGCCATGCTCCGCCGCCTGGCCCGTGTTGTGGTCGACAAATGCCGTCAAATGGCCGATATGCCTGCTCCCCCCAGCACCGAGGAGATGATCGCCCAGTTGGCCGACATGATCCGCGCCCTACCCCGTGCCGAACGCATGCCCGTCGTCCGGAAGATGGAGACTCTCGATCCCGATCTTGCGGCCAAAGTGCTCGAACGCCTCACACGCATCGAGGACCTAATCAAAATCCCAGATCGCCAGCTCCAGACCCTGTTGGCCCGACTGGATATGAAAACGCTAGCCACTGCGCTGAAAAATGCCCCCGAAGCTGTCCAGAACAAGATCGCCGCCAATCTCTCCAGCCGGGCACGCCAGGTCCTGCAAGAGGAAATGGAGTTCCTCGGCGATGTTCCCAGCAGTCGCATCAAAGAAGCGCAAGCCAAAATTCTGGCGGTGGTCGTCAAAGCCGAAGAAGCGGGCGAAATTGTTATGGAAGAGTAA
- the flgC gene encoding flagellar basal body rod protein FlgC: MAFYDMFQASSISASGMAAERFRMEVIANNIANAQTTRSSRGGPYRRLDVVFEEVLRRPQRAGEAPALGGVRAAELVEDPTEPIRLYMPGHPDADENGYVAFPNVQLPIEMVNLITAARAYEANFRTAQVFRQLNELALTLLRG; encoded by the coding sequence ATGGCCTTTTATGATATGTTTCAGGCCAGCAGTATCAGTGCCTCCGGCATGGCCGCGGAGCGCTTCCGCATGGAGGTCATCGCCAATAACATCGCCAATGCCCAGACGACGCGCTCGAGTCGAGGCGGACCTTACCGGCGGCTCGATGTGGTGTTCGAGGAGGTGCTGCGCCGCCCCCAACGTGCCGGGGAAGCTCCAGCCTTGGGCGGGGTACGTGCCGCGGAGCTGGTCGAGGACCCCACCGAGCCGATTCGGCTTTACATGCCGGGCCACCCCGATGCTGACGAAAACGGCTATGTCGCTTTCCCGAACGTTCAGTTGCCCATCGAGATGGTCAACCTAATCACCGCCGCGCGGGCCTATGAGGCTAACTTCCGCACGGCCCAAGTGTTTCGCCAGCTCAATGAACTGGCTTTGACGTTACTGCGAGGATAA
- a CDS encoding EscU/YscU/HrcU family type III secretion system export apparatus switch protein — protein MAQAPRPQAVALRYDPERDAAPKVVAKGQGRWAEQIVRTARQHYVPIHHDPQLVRVLSHLRLDQEIPPQLYQAVAAVLAFLYRVQQQPRR, from the coding sequence ATGGCTCAAGCCCCGCGACCGCAGGCTGTGGCCTTACGTTACGATCCTGAGCGTGATGCCGCCCCCAAGGTCGTCGCCAAGGGCCAAGGGCGATGGGCCGAACAGATCGTGCGCACCGCCCGGCAGCATTATGTTCCTATCCATCATGATCCGCAGCTTGTGCGAGTCCTCAGTCACTTGCGCTTGGATCAGGAAATCCCGCCGCAGTTGTACCAGGCCGTGGCTGCTGTGTTGGCCTTCCTCTACCGCGTCCAACAACAACCCCGACGCTGA
- a CDS encoding flagellar hook-length control protein FliK: MPTSLATATLTARVERGDLAALPVGELLQAVVVKVEGGAATLLVQGREFVIRPSEQMQPGTVWLLRRPLGESGQQVEYLASSAPSSSPGPPGHAARPITSTNRAETSPVAPQLSGNTLPLPPALTAMVSTHSARPQLVEVQEQVSPQTYRITWFGQTILARSEQPLLPQHQHLVQFELRPDGLWLLRPAETAQSPRLLAAALLSQLPPADLAPALADLHQTLMGRTLVASFPTVLEGAAAEHVGPSADTTLRLLRDVQAALESFWPSELRPLTAQQLRQLVENGGLLYEARLSSALSASPPPTDPRSASLGAGGDAPGPPIQALAPNLEHAAARHPLVSNDLKGSLLRLIQSPSGGGEPTLQAAVLPALQSIVSLQAANILAGHQGTSYWLQVPFPDGSAWRTLYMAVQPEYPFSVEDPAPRNKSSFSSTMQRFHILIHAPLDTLGNAWIDITLHGDRLHAVLYFEREVALQQALALQGELHQMLQDSDFTQIGIEFRSAADLPARHRQHAEAMRQVRPPSLHLVDWEV; the protein is encoded by the coding sequence TTGCCAACCTCTCTCGCGACCGCGACGCTGACGGCCCGTGTGGAACGGGGCGACCTAGCCGCGTTGCCTGTCGGGGAACTGCTCCAGGCTGTGGTGGTGAAGGTGGAAGGGGGCGCCGCCACCTTGCTCGTTCAAGGCCGGGAGTTCGTGATTCGTCCTTCAGAGCAAATGCAACCCGGCACGGTTTGGCTTCTGCGCCGCCCCTTAGGGGAATCAGGCCAGCAGGTCGAGTATTTGGCATCCAGCGCCCCCTCTTCCTCCCCTGGACCTCCAGGCCACGCGGCACGACCAATCACTTCGACCAACCGCGCAGAAACGTCGCCAGTTGCTCCTCAACTCTCCGGGAACACTTTGCCCCTTCCCCCTGCGTTGACCGCTATGGTGTCCACCCATTCCGCCCGGCCTCAGCTCGTCGAGGTGCAGGAACAGGTATCACCCCAAACCTATCGCATCACCTGGTTTGGCCAGACAATCCTTGCGCGAAGCGAACAACCGCTCTTACCGCAGCACCAACATTTGGTACAGTTCGAGCTGCGGCCTGACGGCTTGTGGCTGCTCCGACCTGCTGAGACCGCTCAATCCCCGCGCCTCCTGGCGGCGGCTTTGCTCAGCCAACTTCCCCCTGCTGATTTGGCTCCGGCCCTCGCCGACTTACATCAGACTCTCATGGGGCGCACCCTGGTCGCATCATTTCCCACCGTTTTAGAAGGAGCAGCGGCTGAACATGTAGGGCCATCGGCAGATACCACATTGCGCCTTCTCCGAGATGTTCAGGCGGCATTGGAGTCATTTTGGCCTTCGGAACTGCGGCCTTTGACGGCCCAACAGTTGCGGCAACTCGTGGAGAACGGCGGCTTATTGTACGAGGCACGTTTGAGCAGTGCGCTGAGTGCCAGTCCACCACCAACTGATCCCCGTTCGGCTTCGCTTGGCGCTGGGGGGGACGCTCCGGGTCCTCCGATTCAAGCCCTAGCCCCCAACCTGGAGCATGCCGCCGCTCGCCATCCCTTGGTTTCGAATGATCTCAAGGGCAGCCTGCTCCGCCTCATCCAGTCCCCCAGCGGAGGCGGGGAACCCACACTACAAGCCGCTGTACTGCCCGCTTTGCAGAGCATCGTTTCCCTTCAGGCGGCAAATATCCTCGCGGGCCATCAAGGAACCTCTTACTGGTTGCAAGTCCCCTTCCCCGATGGTTCGGCCTGGCGCACTCTTTACATGGCGGTGCAACCGGAGTATCCCTTCTCTGTGGAGGACCCTGCCCCGCGGAATAAGTCCTCCTTCTCCTCCACTATGCAGCGTTTTCACATTCTGATCCATGCACCTTTAGATACTCTAGGGAATGCATGGATCGATATAACGCTTCATGGGGATCGTCTCCATGCGGTTCTGTATTTTGAGCGTGAGGTAGCATTACAACAGGCTTTAGCGCTGCAAGGAGAATTGCATCAGATGCTACAAGACTCGGATTTTACGCAGATTGGGATCGAGTTTCGTTCTGCGGCGGACTTGCCCGCTCGTCATCGTCAGCATGCCGAAGCCATGCGTCAGGTCCGCCCGCCTTCCTTACACTTGGTGGATTGGGAGGTTTAG